The sequence GCGCTCACACGTCCAGGTCCACCACCACGGGCGCGTGGTCGGAGGCTCCCTTACCCTTGCGCTCCTCGCGGTCCACGTAGGCGTCCTTCGCGGCGCTGCGGAAGGCCGCGTTGGCGTAGACGAGGTCGATGCGCATGCCCCGGTTCTTGGGGAAGGCGAGCTGGCGGTAGTCCCAGTACGTGTAGGGGCGGTCGTACTTGAGGGGGCGGGGGACGAGGTCGCCGAGGCCCGTGGCGCGCAGTTCCGCGAGTGCGGCGCGCTCGGGCGGGGTGACGTGGGTCAGGCCCTCGAAGACGGCCGGGTCGTAGACGTCCTCGTCGCCCGGCGCCACGTTGTAGTCGCCCATGACGGCGAAGGGCCGCGTACCGGCGGCGTCGCCCGCGACGGCCGTGCGCAGGGCCTCCAGCCACTCCAGTTTGTACGCGTAGTGCGGGTGGCCGACCTCGCGTCCGTTCGGCACGTACACCGACCAGACGCGGACGGGGCCGCAGGTGGCGCCGAGGGCGCGGGGCTCCATGACGCCGTCGTAGGCGGGCTGGTCGGGCAGTCCGCTCACCACGTCGTCGAGGCCCGCGCGGGAGATCACGGCGACGCCGTTCCATCGGCCCGTGGCGTTGACGGCGGACTC comes from Streptomyces sp. Tu6071 and encodes:
- a CDS encoding exodeoxyribonuclease III is translated as MRIATWNVNSITARLPRLLAWLESSGTDVLCVQETKTTAEGFPTEALREAGYESAVNATGRWNGVAVISRAGLDDVVSGLPDQPAYDGVMEPRALGATCGPVRVWSVYVPNGREVGHPHYAYKLEWLEALRTAVAGDAAGTRPFAVMGDYNVAPGDEDVYDPAVFEGLTHVTPPERAALAELRATGLGDLVPRPLKYDRPYTYWDYRQLAFPKNRGMRIDLVYANAAFRSAAKDAYVDREERKGKGASDHAPVVVDLDV